Proteins from one Ipomoea triloba cultivar NCNSP0323 chromosome 1, ASM357664v1 genomic window:
- the LOC116026889 gene encoding valine--tRNA ligase, chloroplastic/mitochondrial 2 isoform X6: MTLPNVYGSGKRRAVVEAFVRLHEKGLIYQGSYMVNWSPNLQTAVSDLEVEYSEEPGTLFYIKYRVAGMPRSDFLTIATTRPETLFGDTAIAVNPEDERYSKYIGKEAIVPMTFGRQVPIICDRYVDKDFGTGVLKISPGHDHNDYLLARKLGLPILNVMNKDGTLNEVAGLYCGLDRFEARKKLWSDLEESGLAVKKEAHSLRVPRSQRGGEIIEPLVSKQWFVSMDSLAEKALQAVEKGDLTIMPERFEKIYNHWLSNIKDWCISRQLWWGHRIPVWYIAGKDPEEEYIVARSAEEALVKAQEKYGRNVEIYQDPDVLDTWFSSSLWPFSTLGWPDESAEDFKCFYPTSVLETGHDILFFWVARMVMMGIEFTGTVPFKNVYLHGLIRDSQGRKMSKTLGNVIDPLDTIREYGTDALRFTLSLGTAGQDLNLSTERLTSNKAFTNKLWNAGKFILQNLPRQDDQAAWDMLLSCKFNDMDSVLKLPLPECWVVSKLHMLIDAVTTSYEKLFFGDVAREIYDFFWADFADWYIEASKARLYHSGDGSISYIAQAVLLYVFENVLKMLHPFMPFVTEELWQALPRREESALIVSAWPPTLLPRNADSIKKFENLQALTRAIRNARAEYSVEPAKRISACIIANPDVNQYISSEKEVLALLSRLDLHNINFMESPPGDANQSVHIVASEGLEAYLPLADMVDISAEVQRLSKRLTKMQAEYDGLMSRLSSPSFVEKAPEEIVRSVREKASEAEEKLTLTRNRLDFLQSTVSVAK, translated from the exons ATGACTTTACCAAACGTGTATGGGAGTGGAAAGAGAA GAGCTGTAGTGGAGGCCTTTGTGAGGCTTCATGAGAAAGGGCTAATATATCAAG GTTCTTATATGGTAAACTGGTCCCCTAATTTACAGACTGCAGTTTCTGATTTG GAAGTCGAATATTCTGAAGAGCCCGGTACTCTATTTTACATCAAGTATCGCGTTGCTGGTATGCCTAG GAGTGACTTTTTGACAATTGCAACCACTCGACCTGAGACTTTATTCGGTGATACTGCTATTGCAGTTAATCCTGAG GATGAACGTTACTCCAAGTATATAGGAAAGGAGGCTATTGTACCTATGACCTTTGGGCGGCAGGTTCCCATTATCTGTGACAGG TATGTTGACAAAGACTTTGGAACTGGAGTATTGAAGATAAGTCCAGGACATGATCACAATGACTACTTGCTTGCTCGCAAACTTGGTCTTCCTATACTTAATGTGATGAATAAGGATGGGACTCTGAATGAAGTTGCTGGCCTGTATTG TGGCCTTGACCGCTTTGAAGCACGGAAAAAACTCTGGTCAGATCTCGAGGAGTCAGGCTTAGCAGTCAAAAAGGAGGCCCACAGTCTGCGAGTTCCTAGATCCCAGCGTGGTGGTGAA ATCATAGAGCCTCTAGTAAGCAAGCAATGGTTTGTTTCAATGGATTCTTTGGCTGAGAAGGCTCTGCAGGCTGTTGAAAAAGGAGATTTGACTATTATGCCTGAAAGATTTGAAAAA ATATATAATCACTGGCTATCAAATATCAAGGATTGGTGTATTAGCCGTCAACTGTGGTGGGGTCACCGTATACCTGTTTGGTACATTGCTGGTAAAGATCCTGAAGAAGAGTACATAGTTGCTAGATCAGCAGAAGAAGCTCTTGTTAAAGCTCAAGAAAAGTATGGCAGAAATGTTGAAATATATCAGGATCCTGATGTTCTTGACACCTGGTTTTCAAG CTCACTCTGGCCCTTCAGCACTCTTGGTTGGCCAGATGAATCAGCTGAGGATTTCAAGTGCTTCTATCCTACATCAGTCTTAGAAACTGg GCATGACATATTGTTCTTTTGGGTGGCACGTATGGTGATGATGGGAATAGAATTTACAGGGACTGTGccgtttaaaaatgtttatctTCATGGACTTATTCGTGATTCTCAA GGACGCAAAATGTCCAAAACTTTGGGAAATGTCATAGATCCCTTAGATACTATCAGAGAGTATGGGACAGATGCGTTACGGTTCACCCTTTCTCTAGGGACTGCTGGACAG GATCTTAATTTATCTACTGAAAGGTTGACTTCTAACAAGGCATTCACCAACAAATTGTGGAATGCTGGTAAGTTTATACTACAAAATTTGCCTCGTCAAGATGATCAAGCTGCCTGGGATATGTTGCTGAGCTGCAAG TTTAATGATATGGATTCTGTGCTGAAGCTACCTCTACCAGAATGCTGGGTG GTTTCAAAACTTCACATGCTCATTGATGCGGTCACTACAAGTTATGAAAAACTTTTCTTTGGAGACGTAGCAAGGGAAATATATGATTTCTTCTGGGCTGATTTTGCTGATTG GTACATTGAAGCTAGTAAAGCTCGCCTTTATCACTCTGGAGATGGTTCTATTTCTTACATTGCACAGGCAGTACTCTTATATGTTTTTGAGAACGTGTTGAAAATGCTACATCCATTTATGCCATTTGTTACTGAGGAGCTCTGGCAG GCACTACCTAGAAGAGAGGAGTCCGCCCTAATAGTTTCTGCCTGGCCACCAACCTTGCTTCCAAGGAATGCTGATTcgattaaaaagtttgaaaaccTACAAGCATTG ACAAGAGCAATTAGAAATGCACGAGCAGAGTACTCTGTTGAGCCAGCAAAGCGAATATCTGCTTGTATCATTGCAAATCCAGATGTTAATCAATATATATCT AGTGAAAAGGAAGTTTTAGCTCTTCTGTCTAGACTGGATTTGCATAATATTAACTTTATGGAGTCTCCTCCTG GAGATGCAAATCAGTCTGTCCACATCGTTGCTAGTGAAGGCCTTGAAGCTTATCTTCCACTAGCAGATATGGTGGATATCTCTGCTGAAGTTCAGCGCCTTTCTAAGCGGCTTACCAAAATGCAAGCGGAATATGATGGACTCATGTCTCGTTTGAGTTCACCCAGT TTTGTAGAAAAAGCTCCTGAAGAAATTGTCCGTAGTGTTCGAGAAAAAGCATCAGAAGCAGAGGAGAAGTTAACACTAACCAGAAACCGCCTCGATTTCCTCCAATCCACAGTTTCAGTTGCAAAATGA
- the LOC116026889 gene encoding valine--tRNA ligase, chloroplastic/mitochondrial 2 isoform X4 produces MPPPNVTGSLHMGHAMFVTLEDVMVRYNRMKGRPTLWLPGTDHAGIATQLVVERMLATEGIKRADMDRDDFTKRVWEWKEKYGGTITNQIKRLGASCDWSRERFTLDEQLSRAVVEAFVRLHEKGLIYQGSYMVNWSPNLQTAVSDLEVEYSEEPGTLFYIKYRVAGMPRSDFLTIATTRPETLFGDTAIAVNPEDERYSKYIGKEAIVPMTFGRQVPIICDRYVDKDFGTGVLKISPGHDHNDYLLARKLGLPILNVMNKDGTLNEVAGLYCGLDRFEARKKLWSDLEESGLAVKKEAHSLRVPRSQRGGEIIEPLVSKQWFVSMDSLAEKALQAVEKGDLTIMPERFEKIYNHWLSNIKDWCISRQLWWGHRIPVWYIAGKDPEEEYIVARSAEEALVKAQEKYGRNVEIYQDPDVLDTWFSSSLWPFSTLGWPDESAEDFKCFYPTSVLETGHDILFFWVARMVMMGIEFTGTVPFKNVYLHGLIRDSQGRKMSKTLGNVIDPLDTIREYGTDALRFTLSLGTAGQDLNLSTERLTSNKAFTNKLWNAGKFILQNLPRQDDQAAWDMLLSCKFNDMDSVLKLPLPECWVVSKLHMLIDAVTTSYEKLFFGDVAREIYDFFWADFADWYIEASKARLYHSGDGSISYIAQAVLLYVFENVLKMLHPFMPFVTEELWQALPRREESALIVSAWPPTLLPRNADSIKKFENLQALTRAIRNARAEYSVEPAKRISACIIANPDVNQYISSEKEVLALLSRLDLHNINFMESPPGDANQSVHIVASEGLEAYLPLADMVDISAEVQRLSKRLTKMQAEYDGLMSRLSSPSFVEKAPEEIVRSVREKASEAEEKLTLTRNRLDFLQSTVSVAK; encoded by the exons ATGCCACCACCTAATGTTACTGGTTCATTGCACATGGGACATGCCATGTTTGTTACTCTAGAG GATGTCATGGTAAGATATAACCGAATGAAGGGAAGACCCACACTTTGGCTTCCTGGGACTGACCATGCTGGTATTGCAACTCAG TTAGTTGTGGAAAGAATGCTGGCCACTGAAGGAATAAAGAGGGCTGATATGGATAGAGATGACTTTACCAAACGTGTATGGGAGTGGAAAGAGAA GTATGGTGGAACCATTACAAATCAGATTAAGAGGCTTGGTGCTTCTTGTGATTGGAGCAGAGAGCGATTTACCCTCGATGAACAGCTGAGTC GAGCTGTAGTGGAGGCCTTTGTGAGGCTTCATGAGAAAGGGCTAATATATCAAG GTTCTTATATGGTAAACTGGTCCCCTAATTTACAGACTGCAGTTTCTGATTTG GAAGTCGAATATTCTGAAGAGCCCGGTACTCTATTTTACATCAAGTATCGCGTTGCTGGTATGCCTAG GAGTGACTTTTTGACAATTGCAACCACTCGACCTGAGACTTTATTCGGTGATACTGCTATTGCAGTTAATCCTGAG GATGAACGTTACTCCAAGTATATAGGAAAGGAGGCTATTGTACCTATGACCTTTGGGCGGCAGGTTCCCATTATCTGTGACAGG TATGTTGACAAAGACTTTGGAACTGGAGTATTGAAGATAAGTCCAGGACATGATCACAATGACTACTTGCTTGCTCGCAAACTTGGTCTTCCTATACTTAATGTGATGAATAAGGATGGGACTCTGAATGAAGTTGCTGGCCTGTATTG TGGCCTTGACCGCTTTGAAGCACGGAAAAAACTCTGGTCAGATCTCGAGGAGTCAGGCTTAGCAGTCAAAAAGGAGGCCCACAGTCTGCGAGTTCCTAGATCCCAGCGTGGTGGTGAA ATCATAGAGCCTCTAGTAAGCAAGCAATGGTTTGTTTCAATGGATTCTTTGGCTGAGAAGGCTCTGCAGGCTGTTGAAAAAGGAGATTTGACTATTATGCCTGAAAGATTTGAAAAA ATATATAATCACTGGCTATCAAATATCAAGGATTGGTGTATTAGCCGTCAACTGTGGTGGGGTCACCGTATACCTGTTTGGTACATTGCTGGTAAAGATCCTGAAGAAGAGTACATAGTTGCTAGATCAGCAGAAGAAGCTCTTGTTAAAGCTCAAGAAAAGTATGGCAGAAATGTTGAAATATATCAGGATCCTGATGTTCTTGACACCTGGTTTTCAAG CTCACTCTGGCCCTTCAGCACTCTTGGTTGGCCAGATGAATCAGCTGAGGATTTCAAGTGCTTCTATCCTACATCAGTCTTAGAAACTGg GCATGACATATTGTTCTTTTGGGTGGCACGTATGGTGATGATGGGAATAGAATTTACAGGGACTGTGccgtttaaaaatgtttatctTCATGGACTTATTCGTGATTCTCAA GGACGCAAAATGTCCAAAACTTTGGGAAATGTCATAGATCCCTTAGATACTATCAGAGAGTATGGGACAGATGCGTTACGGTTCACCCTTTCTCTAGGGACTGCTGGACAG GATCTTAATTTATCTACTGAAAGGTTGACTTCTAACAAGGCATTCACCAACAAATTGTGGAATGCTGGTAAGTTTATACTACAAAATTTGCCTCGTCAAGATGATCAAGCTGCCTGGGATATGTTGCTGAGCTGCAAG TTTAATGATATGGATTCTGTGCTGAAGCTACCTCTACCAGAATGCTGGGTG GTTTCAAAACTTCACATGCTCATTGATGCGGTCACTACAAGTTATGAAAAACTTTTCTTTGGAGACGTAGCAAGGGAAATATATGATTTCTTCTGGGCTGATTTTGCTGATTG GTACATTGAAGCTAGTAAAGCTCGCCTTTATCACTCTGGAGATGGTTCTATTTCTTACATTGCACAGGCAGTACTCTTATATGTTTTTGAGAACGTGTTGAAAATGCTACATCCATTTATGCCATTTGTTACTGAGGAGCTCTGGCAG GCACTACCTAGAAGAGAGGAGTCCGCCCTAATAGTTTCTGCCTGGCCACCAACCTTGCTTCCAAGGAATGCTGATTcgattaaaaagtttgaaaaccTACAAGCATTG ACAAGAGCAATTAGAAATGCACGAGCAGAGTACTCTGTTGAGCCAGCAAAGCGAATATCTGCTTGTATCATTGCAAATCCAGATGTTAATCAATATATATCT AGTGAAAAGGAAGTTTTAGCTCTTCTGTCTAGACTGGATTTGCATAATATTAACTTTATGGAGTCTCCTCCTG GAGATGCAAATCAGTCTGTCCACATCGTTGCTAGTGAAGGCCTTGAAGCTTATCTTCCACTAGCAGATATGGTGGATATCTCTGCTGAAGTTCAGCGCCTTTCTAAGCGGCTTACCAAAATGCAAGCGGAATATGATGGACTCATGTCTCGTTTGAGTTCACCCAGT TTTGTAGAAAAAGCTCCTGAAGAAATTGTCCGTAGTGTTCGAGAAAAAGCATCAGAAGCAGAGGAGAAGTTAACACTAACCAGAAACCGCCTCGATTTCCTCCAATCCACAGTTTCAGTTGCAAAATGA